The following DNA comes from Fusarium verticillioides 7600 chromosome 9, whole genome shotgun sequence.
TCGCTCATGGATCTCCGGCAAGGCCAACACCATCGGTAACGCTGCCTGGAACGTTCTCTCTTTCAGTGGCAAGGGCGCTTGGGTGCTCACCACCTCTGCCCTGTTCTTTGGTGTTCCCTTCGCTCTGTCTTTCGCCGAGGATCAACAGCTCACTGCTATGGAACAAGAGTACAACATGCGACAAAGCGGCAGTGAGCTTTTGACCGTTGGCTCCGAACAGAGCACCGCTGACCAAGTTGGCGCCGCCCTCGATGGCAAGCCTGCCCAACCTTCTCTGTAAACAAATATGTTGGAGTCACGCAATCGAAAAACCTTGACCTTACGTTTCTGGGTATGAGGATATCTTAGACAGTGCCTTTTGTTGCTAGGCGCAGTCACTATTGGGCCGGAAAATGCGGCTTTCCATGTGTACAATAATTGTTTACGGCGTATATGGCCGATGAAGACCTATGATGGATCCAACTGGGTTTGACCGGGAGGAACGAGAAGCGCATCGCATCCACGGCGCATGGTTGCCGGTGTAAAGTATAAGATGGGGTTGGTAATGGCTGCGATCTCATCTCCAGGAAAGGCGGTTTCACATGTATTTTGTCACATTAGAGCTGTAGCATTGATGACTTATGTGTGAGCTTGATATAAACCACAGCTTGTTCTACGTGTATCTTGGATTGCTCGAGATGATAACGATGAAAGGGAAAGTCACAGAATATGATGAAATTGAAAACAAGTTTCGAGTCACAGCAGCTCGTTCGACCCAGATATCGCTCGTAATATGATTGTGGTGACAAAGTAGTTTCCCCATCTAGTTCAGGGTAGGTATTCTGGTTGACACTAACTTGCATTGTGATGGACAGATGAGTATCAATTCTCTCAATTGCACCCCGACAGACTAACTAGAAGCTCTGCATATTCCCAGCTAACACTGAATAAGTAGCTTTCACCTAGAACGAAACAAAGCCAGTCATGGACTTCGTCGGACTGCCAAAGATAGAGGTTTTTTGAACCCCACGATCCAGTTTTTGACACTGACTATATACAAGCTTCACGCCCATTTGACTGGGAGCATTTCCCGCCGCGCTCTCCATGAGGTATGGCTACGTAAAAAGGAGACAGGCAGCACCGACCTAGAAGATCCTCTGATCGTCATGCCTGAAGGGAAACACGATTACAATTTGCAAACGTCAGGCTTGCCTCCATCAATGGGAAGCAACAGGAAGCTGACTACACTTCACAGATTCTTCCCGCTCTTCAGCAGTTACATATATAACCTTATCACGGATGAGGAATCTGTTCGAGACACAACAAAATCTGTATTGAAAGACTTTCTTAATGATGGCGTCTGttatcttgagcttcgaaCAACACCACGCACTACGCCTCAGCTCTCAGCAGAGCGGTACATCTCAACTCTCCTTGATGTGGTCTCGTCATTTGAGTCTCAGAACCCTCAACTGCACACTCGCTTGATCCTCGCTGTTGATCGACGACATACCCCTGAGCAGGCTGCTTCcacccttgagcttgctctGACATACCGTGAGCAGGGAGTCGTTGGCTTGGATCTCTGCGGTGATCCAACAGCGAGGCCATCAGGCGAGATAAGTGTCTTCACACCTGTGTTCCTAGAGGCCAAAAAGAAAGGCTTAGGGATTACGGTTCACTTTGCCGAAGCTGAGGCGAGTGGGTCGAAAGAGGAGTTAAACACGCTGCTCTCTTGGGAACCAGACAGGCTTGGACATGTGATTTGGGAGGACGAAGAGATCAAGAGGGAGATTGCAAGGAGAGGGCTGTGTCTCGAGTTATGCCTGAGCTGCAATGTCAGAGCCGGGATGGTGTTGGGCGGCTTCGAGGGCCACCACTTTGGGCACTGGAGAGGTGTCAACGGCCCCAAGATCTCACTCAGCGTAAGTTACTGAACTTGTGTTCATCAAAGGGAGAAAAGTAAAGACTGATAATAATTATAGACTGATGATGTGGGCGTGTTCGGAAGCCCCCTATCTAACGAATATAGACTCGTGGCGGAACATTTTGGTCTTGATCGCCAGGCTATATGTAAGCTTTCCAGACAGCCTATTGATGGAATATTTGGGGGCGAACGGGAGAAAGAGAGGTTGAAAGATATCATGTGGACACGGTGAGTTTGACAGCTGATATCTCTATTGCATGAGAGTGTCATGCTGTGGTGCTCGAAGCTTGCATGCTATCACGACTATAGAGCGTCAGAAAACTTTGAGACCTTTACAACTGGGAGAGGAAATAAAAGTAGTCGCATGACCTGCTATGCTCATCTTACAATTGTCCAGTTACCAAGTTTATCCTCAACTTGTTCAAGAATATTCATCACGGACTGAGTTGTTATGACACGGCAAGGAGGCCAATGCATGTGGTATCAATATCGACGTTATCATTTAGGCATAAGCTATTAGAAAGGTGTCTACTCTAGTGAAGTTGTGTTTACTAGCAAGGCGTATTGCATCGCCCACGAACAGCTATCGAGCGGTTGAAGCATCAATAGTTAATTCATACTGCTATGACTCGCTAACAAGGTATGAGGAGAGAAGTTGATATCAAAACAAAATCAGGAGCATCTCGTGTTCTTCCATCGCATTACATATGGAACGACCCTGCCCATTAACGCCGTACTTTTTTGGTTTTCATCTCCATCCGAAACGTGAACGTGAACCTCATCAGTCAACATCTAACTCGTGTTCATCCAATTTCcgcagcctcatcatcaatgcaTGCCAACTGGCGGagtctcaaggtcaacaccTTCAACCCTGGCGCGCTCACTATCGCTCTGGCGGATGAGGTTCAGGAAATAGCGAGAGGCGCGCTCACTCTcgcccttgaccttgatagTCTCCTCTCGCTTTGCGCTCAAGTCCTTGAGGCTTTGGTCAAGGCCGACCCGAAGGTTGTCAGCCGGAATGCGGAGGACCTTGCGaacggaagaggagatgcGAGAGGAGTTGGAGTGAACATAATCCAACTCAGCAAGCTGAGTCGAGATCTTTGTAGCAAGGCGAGGAGGCAGGGAGTTGGGAATCTGCTGCAGAACATaagcagaggcagcaacAGCTATTAACAGTTAGTGACTTTTCATCCTTGTAAGTTACATGGTTCACTTACCAGCCACGAGAATGCCAGGAATGATGAGCTGGCGTAGGTTCTCGTTGCTCAAGATGCGAGTTGCTGTGACAGCCTGGTCCATCCACGTGTTCATGCCAATCATCCGGGGCACAACGGCGCCGGCAACTGTAAGGGCCATACCAGTGCCAGCAAACTTTTCCTGTCGCTGTAACAAGGTAGTCCAGTCGACAAAGTCGATCAGTTCTGTGGGAATATCGACCTGGCGAGCAAGAGCATCTCGCTTGCGTCGGAACATAACATCAGGTCGGAATTGGAGATTCTGGAACTCATCACCAACGTGCAGGATACCCAGTTGCTTGATAGCATTGACGCCATACACGGTCTTTCTGCGAGCATACTCTTCGCAGTTCGAAACAGAATCTGCGATGCGAGACAGCATAGCTTCCTTGAGGTCCTCTGCATATTGGAAAGCATTCCAGATACCGGGGTAGGGTACATCGTAGTGGCTGCTTCCAGAATGGAGAATGGCCGAGTTAAGAGTGTTTCGAGTGTAGTCGTAGACGTCCTTGCATGTTTCCTCAACGTTGGCATCAACTGACTCGCTTACTTCGGTCTTTGCCCTTCGACTGGATTCCAACTGAGgttcaagctccttcaactcctggGTCACTCGCTCCAGTTCCGATTGAGCAACTTCCTGATTGACATTTGCGAGGGTGTTGACATCATTCAATATGTTGAGCAGGTATGTTCGAGCAGGTGCAAGCTTCGATCGTGCACGCTTCTCAAGCACGAATCTTCGCAGCGAttgctccagagcctcaaagtcTCGCaccttgtcaagatccttaCCCTTACCcttgtcatcaccatcaccaggaTCACCACTGCCTCCACTTGAACTACCGCTGCCGCCAGGACCGCCAGGAGGCGAGGGGCCGACAGGGATGGCGTTGCTGGACACGAAATGCACAAGCTCGGAGGACTCTTTGTGGGTTCGGGGACTGAGACCGGCAACCTGGTCAAGAACCATCTTCTCACATCGCTTTTTGTCTCGGATCACATCGAATCCGTTCACAACAATGAAGATGTaggccttctcagcagcagcagcccaaATAAACTCTTTGGCAGACTGGGTAAAGTGGTTGGCGGCGGAAACCACGAACACGACCACATCGATCTCCTCCTGTCGGGCAAAGATGGCAGTCGTTTTGGTTGTATCGGAATTCAGGCCGGGAGCGTCGATCAAGGCAATATCCACCACGCCATTGTTCAGGAGAGATTCGTCAATGCTTCGGCTATCCTTGACGTAGATCTTGCACTGAGTGTAAGTCTCGTTGTCGATGACAATGTTCTCGAGTTCCTTTAGTGAGAAAACATCGTAGGTCGACTCATCATTTCGGTCGTAGGGCACGTTCTTATGCACCGCATGTACCTCCTCCACACCAGAGTTCTCCCTAGCATCCAGCACCTCACAAAAGATAGCAGTGCAAGGCTGCTGATCCTCAGGAAGAACCTTTCGACGGAGCAAAGCATTGCAGAAAGTTGACTTGCCAGCATTGAGATCGCCTGTGATAAGGACCTTGCTTGCAGTATCCTCGATTCGTTCGCGGAGAGCTAGTAGATGTTTGATACTGGAACTAATTTTGCCGTCGAGAAGCGATGCGATGGAGCTCTTTTCCAATGAATGCACAAGCTCGGTCTGGTGAAGAGCACCGAGCTTGAGGTCGAGCTTCAAAATAGAGAACTCTTGAGCAATTTGTGGTGAAACAAGTCGGGGCTCGGGTGTAGATCGAGTCTCAGCGGCTCGACTCGATTCGGCGGAACCGTCTTCGACCGTCGTCATGGCACGTCTTAAACCAGGGTTTCGGAAAGAGGACGAGCCTTTGCCTTCCATACCCGTGTGGGCATGGGCAAAGGCGGGCCGTGAGGAGTATTCGGAGGAGTCGCGGCGAGCTCGTTGAACGGAAGGATAATGTGCGGGCCAGGAAGCGTTCATTTCTTGTAGATTTTGAAGCAGTTCGAGcaccttgttgatggaacGACCGAGGGTAGCACGATGGGCATTATACCACATCTGATGCACAGCACCCGACGCAGGTCGGTCGTGATGCATTGCCATATCCCATGCTGCGGCGGAACTCATGGAACGGTCATCGCCAGCTATACTTCCACCGTAGCCTGAGTCGACGTCAAGCATGCTCTGAAGCCGGGCAGCATGTTCAGATGTCATACCATTTCCGACAGTCATATACTGGACCCGAGAAGAGGACGAGTTTGTGGGTGGCGGAGAAGAGTGGTTGCTGGTGGGCGCGTCGGAATGGCCATGATCATTGTCACCATCAGAATCGGGCTCCTGGTGCATTCGGGCCTTGCCCTTTCCGTTACCGCTGAAATAATCTTGGCTCATGTTGAATCGGTCCGTAGCAGTTCGAGCGGCATATTTTGGATGAGAAGCGAGGGGAAGAAAATATCCTTGGAACCGTGATGCCGATGTAATTATGGCGGTCGGTTGGAGAGGCGAATAAGAATCATTGACAAGTCAGTCCAACGACCCATTTCTGCATGATTTTTGCTACGTACCGATTCCCGATTTGATTGGCGAAATCTGGAGACTTTGGGCGCTTGGACCAGGCGGGCTCTTATCGTGCCGTATCGTATCGTCTCATGCAAAGTGCAAGCAAATGGAAGCGGCCTTTCAAGGTTGGCTCAGTCCGATTACGTAGTGTCGGGACATCCGTAGCGCGACAAGGCCGTCGACTCTTACCACGCATCTGGATCAAGGCTTGATCTTTTTCTCGCTGCCTTGCGCATTTCTGCCGCCTACTTATTTACCATTCGCAAGGACTCCTCCCCTATAACGACTCTCCGACCTCTCTTTACCAAGACATATATACCCTCTTTCATCCCTCAACCACCTCTACCCCCGCACATCATGAATGTAAGAACAGCGGTGTCGTGCGACAATGCGGCGCGCCCATGATGGCTAATTCACTCACGATATAGATCCTCGAATGGGCATTCGGAAAGCGCATGACGCCGGCGGAGCGTCTACGCAAGAACCAGCGCATGCTAGACAAGGCCATCCGTGAACTTGATCAGATGCGCGTtaagctggagaagcaagagaagaCCCTTATTCAACAAATCAAAACGAGCGCCAAGAATGGGCAGATGGGAGCTTGCAAGATTCAGGCCAAGGATTTGGTCCGTACGAGGCGATACGTCGAGAAGTTTTACAGCATGCGCAGTCAATTACAAAAGATCTCGCTCCGCCTTCAGGTAATTGCATATATTGGATACGAGCGTAGATCAGAGGCTGACTGGATGCGACACAGACATACAGAACGAAcgagcagatgatgcaggcTATGAAGGGCGCTACCATGGCATTGGGAAGCATGAATAAATCAATGAATCTTCCCCAGCTTCAACGAATCGCCATGGAGTTTGAACGCGAAAACGATATCATGGACCAACGACAAGAGATGATGGacgatgccattgatgatgcCATGGACGTGGGaatcgaagaagaaggcgacgagGTGGTAGAGCaagtcttggaagagattgGTGTGGACTTTAACCAGGCGGTAAGTTATAAAGGTGATGCTATGCAACATTCTTGCTAATACAATCACAGCTCGGTGAAACACCTACCGCCCTGGGAACCGCAGCGGTACCTGAGGGTAAGATCGCTCAGGCGGTTGGTggcggaggcggcggcggcggtggtgatCCTGTTGACGACGACCTTCAAGCAAGACTGGACAGTTTGCGAAAATAGACGAGCAGGCAAGGCTTCCTTGAAACATTAGAAGTTTTGTTTCAATGGCCACCGCCATCACAGTGGGAAGGAGGGTTCGCTAGCGATATTTGGACCCTTCAGGCCACAGAAGATGGTCGTATGTCCGATGTCATGATCGATCTTTGGCCacaggaagaaggaagggaGCTTCACGGTACTATGTTTGTTCCGGTGCATTGGTGTCTGGAGAATTGTCTTACATACCATCAGCTTTGCAGGTGTTTTGTGCTTTATAGAAAACAATACTCGCTGCTTGTCAGTCTATTGAAAACGTGGACAACGCTTGACCAACTGGGCAGTCGATTTGCGTTTACTTTACTTTGTGTTGATACACTCGCCCTGTAAACATCCTCGATTTGGACAATGGACAAAGTAGAACCTACTGGGTCACACAAAACAGTATAGTTCCCAATATCCGTAAACGGGCAACCTATCTGAGtatggctttgatggcagCCCCAGACTTCCACGTGTACAGCCGGCAACGACTTTGGGGGAAAGAAGCTGGACGCATGAGAACGGATTTGTTCTTAGGATAAATTAATTCCGAGCCTGTTAGTTTCATCTGACTTGACGACAGAGCGATTGTGGGATTATTTAGATGCTAGTTTCGGATGTCTCGGGGGCGAGGATGGCTTCCCTCAAGCCGACTTATTGTTGGAAACGCATATCAAACGTGTCAATAACTAACACGCAAAATCAGGGTCCAGTCAATATGCGTTTGCTGGAGCTGATTCATTGCTAAGATCGACACATCCATTTCTATTGAAAACCAAAGCCGAGAATCCCAAATTTGCCCAAGATCCATTTGTCTGCACAGCGCTAAACAGCGCGGTCGTGAACCAGTAAACGTCACTAGCCCGTGGATACGTCAGTGGCCAACAGTCAGACACAGCGCACAatcagatcttgaggcaCCTCCAGCTTAAGCGCAGCCCCCCGCCCCCACTGACGCTCACCAATTCGCCCCCGTTACACCAGCTGCAGTGCGTCAGGTAGCTGCGCCCTCCACTCCATCCATTCACTCACCTCTGGTTCTAGTACTTTATTAGCCCAGCTAATTCATCTAACGAACGAAACGTCCTGGAGCAACCTTGCCAactcttcatcaactacGACACGACTTTCTGTAGACTCGCTGGGTTGTATTAAATCCTTAACTTGATCCGCTTGCCTTGCAGGACGTCCCTCTCTGTCCTCTGAACACTTTCAAGTTCAACTTTCCAGTGTTGCAATAGTCTTTCCACATTCAGCGCCAGGTACGTTCATTTACTACTCCTCTCAACTTGCTGCACTGCTTTATTGGAAGAACTATCAAGTTACTTCGATACGTGGATGCCTGTGTTCCCTCTGTTCTGAGCTCTGGCCGCAGTATGATCCTGTTTATTGGACTCGTGGATTATCAGATCTATGATTACCTATTCCCCGCCAGCGCAGCCGTTTCCCTTGTGGCGTCTACGTCACGTTTCTTGAATTACGATGCGCTCAGCATCATGCCTCTACCTCATCAGACCCAACGGTCGGCACGATTCATTGGTGCTGTATCGAGTTTAAGTATGGTTCTGTCCCCGCGATCTGATAGTCCCAATGGTGTGAGCTGTGGTCATCTCCAACAACTATCACCGAGGGGACAACAGAAGTCATACTTATCAGTCCGCGCGCTTAGCTACATCATCAACGTTTTCCTTACGCCTGCACGCACTCATTGTTCTATTCCTATTCTTGTTTATCTATCATCTTTGGCGAAATAGAATGATGTTCTCGGTACATCCTCTCTAACTCTTACAGGTCCGTCTTGCGCCGACGAATTAAACACGCCAAGCTGGTCTCGACCAGCACCCCACCCTCTACCCTTACTACGACGGTATACTTCCACAGCTACCCGCAACGCTCGCGTGTAGCGATTCTGCAAAGTCCTACTCCGACGACGATAGAACCGATaccaagcttcagccttcaacagcatcaacagtgCTGACATCACCTCTCTGCGCAACGCCACCTAGTATTCTCTTGTCCCTAACACAAGCTGGCGAGCAACAAGCGTCGCAGTCTCTCCTCAACTGGAGGAAGTCTGCTGAATAGAATGTTTGGCGGCAGTTCAAACAACTCAGCGGGCAACAAATCCGAGAGCGATTCAAAATCCGATAAATCCCCTTCTCCCGAACCTGGCCCAGGCCCCAGCGCTCCGGCTCCAATTAAGACAACTGATCAGGCTGCAAGCGGTGAGAAGCGCAGTGGAAATGGCAGCCCCCCTACTCGACAAGATACCGGTGGATCGACCGACAAGAAACGCAGAAGTAGCAGCGTTAGTAGTCGGGCCAGCAGTCTTCTGGCCTCTGCCAAAAACTCGCTCAACTTCTCCCAGAGTAGTCGCAGTGGGGGCTCTGAAGTAAGCTCCCAGACACCTCTccagaagcttggcaaacaGGATCCTGCTCTTGCAGTCCCCCAGGGTCAACATAATAACTCTGCCGGGGAATCCATGCCGGGTCCCAAGTCTACGTTCCGCGTTGGTGTTTGGGAAGATAGGAACAAGAAATGCCGTCGTACTATGGAAGACACTCATGCTTTTCTTTATAATTTTGTGCAGACTCCAGCCTTAAACGATGTGTCTTTAAAGGACAAGCCTGAAGGCGAGGATCGGGAATCTGTTTCCTCCGACATGGTTGAGTCAGACAATGGTTACTTTGCTATTTTTGACGGACATGCTGGTACATTTGCAGCCGACTGGTGTGGCAAAAAGCTGCACCTTATTCTGGAGGATATCATACGCAAAAACCCCAATGCTCTGATTCCTGAAGTGTTAGACCAGGCCTTTACAGCCGCTGATGCACAGTTGGAAAAGCTGCCCCTAAAGAACAGCGGTTGCACTGCAGCTGTCGCAGTCTTACGCTGGGAGGATAGAGCGTCGAATGATCGATCAGCCATCAAGTCCGCTAGGCCGGAAGAGCCTGTTGAGATGGACAAGGCAAAAGATGGAGCTTCGAATGAGGAGGCAACCAAAGCTACAAATTCAAAAGGAAAGGGCAGTGGACGACAAAGGGTACTGTACACCGCaaatgttggtgatgcccgTATAATTCTTTGCCGAGGTGGAAAGGCTCTGAGACTCTCTTACGACCACAAGGGCAGTGATGAAGTCGAGGGTAAAAGAATCGCCGCGGCCGGAGGCTTGATTCTGAATAACCGCGTCAACGGTGTTCTGGCTGTAACCCGGGC
Coding sequences within:
- a CDS encoding adenosine deaminase → MDFVGLPKIELHAHLTGSISRRALHEVWLRKKETGSTDLEDPLIVMPEGKHDYNLQTFFPLFSSYIYNLITDEESVRDTTKSVLKDFLNDGVCYLELRTTPRTTPQLSAERYISTLLDVVSSFESQNPQLHTRLILAVDRRHTPEQAASTLELALTYREQGVVGLDLCGDPTARPSGEISVFTPVFLEAKKKGLGITVHFAEAEASGSKEELNTLLSWEPDRLGHVIWEDEEIKREIARRGLCLELCLSCNVRAGMVLGGFEGHHFGHWRGVNGPKISLSTDDVGVFGSPLSNEYRLVAEHFGLDRQAICKLSRQPIDGIFGGEREKERLKDIMWTR
- a CDS encoding mitofusin, which codes for MSQDYFSGNGKGKARMHQEPDSDGDNDHGHSDAPTSNHSSPPPTNSSSSRVQYMTVGNGYGGSIAGDDRSMSSAAAWDMAMHHDRPASGAVHQMWYNAHRATLGRSINKVLELLQNLQEMNASWPAHYPSVQRARRDSSEYSSRPAFAHAHTGMEGKGSSSFRNPGLRRAMTTVEDGSAESSRAAETRSTPEPRLVSPQIAQEFSILKLDLKLGALHQTELVHSLEKSSIASLLDGKISSSIKHLLALRERIEDTASKVLITGDLNAGKSTFCNALLRRKVLPEDQQPCTAIFCEVLDARENSGVEEVHAVHKNVPYDRNDESTYDVFSLKELENIVIDNETYTQCKIYVKDSRSIDESLLNNGVVDIALIDAPGLNSDTTKTTAIFARQEEIDVVVFVVSAANHFTQSAKEFIWAAAAEKAYIFIVVNGFDVIRDKKRCEKMVLDQVAGLSPRTHKESSELVHFVSSNAIPVGPSPPGGPGGSGSSSGGSGDPGDGDDKGKGKDLDKVRDFEALEQSLRRFVLEKRARSKLAPARTYLLNILNDVNTLANVNQEVAQSELERVTQELKELEPQLESSRRAKTEVSESVDANVEETCKDVYDYTRNTLNSAILHSGSSHYDVPYPGIWNAFQYAEDLKEAMLSRIADSVSNCEEYARRKTVYGVNAIKQLGILHVGDEFQNLQFRPDVMFRRKRDALARQVDIPTELIDFVDWTTLLQRQEKFAGTGMALTVAGAVVPRMIGMNTWMDQAVTATRILSNENLRQLIIPGILVAAVAASAYVLQQIPNSLPPRLATKISTQLAELDYVHSNSSRISSSVRKVLRIPADNLRVGLDQSLKDLSAKREETIKVKGESERASRYFLNLIRQSDSERARVEGVDLETPPVGMH
- a CDS encoding adenosine deaminase, which produces MPEGKHDYNLQTFFPLFSSYIYNLITDEESVRDTTKSVLKDFLNDGVCYLELRTTPRTTPQLSAERYISTLLDVVSSFESQNPQLHTRLILAVDRRHTPEQAASTLELALTYREQGVVGLDLCGDPTARPSGEISVFTPVFLEAKKKGLGITVHFAEAEASGSKEELNTLLSWEPDRLGHVIWEDEEIKREIARRGLCLELCLSCNVRAGMVLGGFEGHHFGHWRGVNGPKISLSTDDVGVFGSPLSNEYRLVAEHFGLDRQAICKLSRQPIDGIFGGEREKERLKDIMWTR
- a CDS encoding mitofusin → MSQDYFSGNGKGKARMHQEPDSDGDNDHGHSDAPTSNHSSPPPTNSSSSRVQYMTVGNGMTSEHAARLQSMLDVDSGYGGSIAGDDRSMSSAAAWDMAMHHDRPASGAVHQMWYNAHRATLGRSINKVLELLQNLQEMNASWPAHYPSVQRARRDSSEYSSRPAFAHAHTGMEGKGSSSFRNPGLRRAMTTVEDGSAESSRAAETRSTPEPRLVSPQIAQEFSILKLDLKLGALHQTELVHSLEKSSIASLLDGKISSSIKHLLALRERIEDTASKVLITGDLNAGKSTFCNALLRRKVLPEDQQPCTAIFCEVLDARENSGVEEVHAVHKNVPYDRNDESTYDVFSLKELENIVIDNETYTQCKIYVKDSRSIDESLLNNGVVDIALIDAPGLNSDTTKTTAIFARQEEIDVVVFVVSAANHFTQSAKEFIWAAAAEKAYIFIVVNGFDVIRDKKRCEKMVLDQVAGLSPRTHKESSELVHFVSSNAIPVGPSPPGGPGGSGSSSGGSGDPGDGDDKGKGKDLDKVRDFEALEQSLRRFVLEKRARSKLAPARTYLLNILNDVNTLANVNQEVAQSELERVTQELKELEPQLESSRRAKTEVSESVDANVEETCKDVYDYTRNTLNSAILHSGSSHYDVPYPGIWNAFQYAEDLKEAMLSRIADSVSNCEEYARRKTVYGVNAIKQLGILHVGDEFQNLQFRPDVMFRRKRDALARQVDIPTELIDFVDWTTLLQRQEKFAGTGMALTVAGAVVPRMIGMNTWMDQAVTATRILSNENLRQLIIPGILVAAVAASAYVLQQIPNSLPPRLATKISTQLAELDYVHSNSSRISSSVRKVLRIPADNLRVGLDQSLKDLSAKREETIKVKGESERASRYFLNLIRQSDSERARVEGVDLETPPVGMH
- a CDS encoding protein phosphatase (At least one base has a quality score < 10); translation: MFGGSSNNSAGNKSESDSKSDKSPSPEPGPGPSAPAPIKTTDQAASGEKRSGNGSPPTRQDTGGSTDKKRRSSSVSSRASSLLASAKNSLNFSQSSRSGGSEVSSQTPLQKLGKQDPALAVPQGQHNNSAGESMPGPKSTFRVGVWEDRNKKCRRTMEDTHAFLYNFVQTPALNDVSLKDKPEGEDRESVSSDMVESDNGYFAIFDGHAGTFAADWCGKKLHLILEDIIRKNPNALIPEVLDQAFTAADAQLEKLPLKNSGCTAAVAVLRWEDRASNDRSAIKSARPEEPVEMDKAKDGASNEEATKATNSKGKGSGRQRVLYTANVGDARIILCRGGKALRLSYDHKGSDEVEGKRIAAAGGLILNNRVNGVLAVTRALGDAYMKKLVTGHPYTTETVIQADSDEFIIIACDGIWDVCSGTGSVDPRAHGLRIPYRPSKAAW